In one Bactrocera tryoni isolate S06 chromosome 5, CSIRO_BtryS06_freeze2, whole genome shotgun sequence genomic region, the following are encoded:
- the LOC120777940 gene encoding prolactin-releasing peptide receptor → MDAVGSATMWRRRKPITTATTAKPLYHPATLTLVILLFNITSAALTLAAALGTTSEAAIQHSNITNNITTSATKAHINATTEVSSTPPTTEAQLKTVLTTTPATSAATTMSASTMSTTMSMHRGGGVDVRYEVEHKDDLINDPYVQIVFCVIYTTVFVLGIFGNALVCYVVIRNRAMHSVTNYFITNLAISDILLCVLAVPFTPLYTFMGRWIFGATMCHLVSYAQGCSIYLSTFTLTAIAVDRVFVIVFPFKPRMQIRTCCYTLAFIWCFSLVATSPYALYMRVVVAHVKKKYVNTGETFIANSTNSLRDHLNATTTPYGIYLLTDAITTVASVTGVKLNLDVSPDAEDDDDDVTIYCEENWPSESFRRGFGILTTLGQFVAPLGAITVCYIWVSVRLNMRERCRPGAKSAARDAADRERKKRTNFMLIAMVGVFACSWLPMNIVNMVDDFYDKSNDWSFYTFIFFITHALAMSSTCYNPFLYAWLNENFRKEFKHVLPCFNPSKHRQVNRHCYNRSDRNTCEGGRRRNDMSNGVGVSIDIDEGDDDEHENGVTQETSLARVKDKCTSETLELTCSNSGDVLTSNKCCNTVMVHGTHVVDITVNGKGQHDNCNNALDEDCVSGDEHTVEMHFTETAFVSLDNGKDICLLEAGCNKEVGEQIFN, encoded by the coding sequence ATGGATGCAGTAGGAAGCGCGACAATGTGGCGGCGACGCAAgccaataacaacagcaactaccGCTAAGCCACTTTACCACCCAGCAACGTTGACTTTAGTCATACTGTTGTTCAACATCACCTCGGCGGCGCTAACTTTAGCTGCAGCATTGGGCACGACAAGCGAAGCGGCAATTCAGCACAGCAACATAACCAACAATATTACAACAAGTGCAACAAAAGCACACATTAATGCCACAACCGAAGTTAGTTCGACTCCACCAACTACCGAGGCGCAGCTAAAAACTGTACTAACCACAACGCCGGCAACGAGCGCGGCGACTACGATGAGCGCAAGCACGATGAGCACGACCATGAGTATGCATCGAGGCGGCGGCGTGGATGTGCGCTATGAGGTCGAACATAAAGATGACTTAATCAACGATCCATATGTGCAGATCGTCTTCTGCGTCATCTATACGACCGTCTTCGTGTTGGGCATATTTGGCAATGCCCTCGTTTGCTATGTCGTCATACGCAATCGTGCCATGCACTCAGTTACGAATTACTTCATAACGAATCTAGCGATCTCCGACATATTGCTCTGCGTGCTGGCCGTGCCATTTACGCCGCTCTACACCTTCATGGGCCGTTGGATATTCGGCGCTACAATGTGTCATCTGGTATCGTATGCGCAGGGTTGCAGTATATATCTGTCGACCTTTACGCTGACAGCGATAGCTGTGGATCGTGTATTTGTAATCGTGTTCCCCTTCAAGCCGCGCATGCAAATACGCACCTGCTGTTATACGCTCGCTTTTATATGGTGCTTCTCCTTGGTGGCCACTAGTCCCTATGCCTTATATATGCGCGTTGTTGTGGCGCATGTGAAGAAAAAGTATGTGAATACCGGTGAGACGTTCATTGCGAATAGTACAAATAGTCTGCGCGATCATCTGAATGCCACAACCACACCTTACGGTATTTATCTGCTGACCGATGCGATTACGACGGTGGCTTCGGTAACTGGTGTCAAACTTAATTTAGACGTTTCACCGGACGCGGAggatgatgatgacgatgtcACGATATACTGCGAGGAGAATTGGCCATCGGAGAGTTTTCGCCGTGGTTTTGGTATTTTGACAACGCTCGGTCAGTTTGTCGCACCGTTAGGCGCGATTACGGTATGTTATATTTGGGTGTCGGTGCGTCTGAATATGCGCGAACGCTGTCGGCCTGGCGCTAAATCGGCGGCGCGCGATGCAGCCGATCGTGAACGTAAGAAGCGCACAAACTTCATGCTAATCGCGATGGTTGGCGTGTTCGCTTGCTCGTGGTTACCGATGAATATTGTCAATATGGTTGATGATTTCTATGACAAATCGAATGATTGGTCTTTCTACACATTCATCTTCTTCATAACGCATGCGCTGGCCATGTCGTCCACTTGCTACAATCCCTTTTTGTACGCTTGGTTGAATGAGAACTTTCGCAAAGAGTTCAAACATGTCTTGCCCTGCTTTAATCCATCCAAACATCGTCAAGTGAATCGTCACTGTTATAATCGTTCGGATCGCAATACCTGCGAGGGCGGTCGGCGTCGCAATGATATGAGCAATGGCGTCGGTGTGAGCATAGATATCGATGAGGGCGATGATGATGAGCATGAGAATGGCGTTACGCAGGAGACATCATTGGCCAGAGTGAAAGACAAGTGCACGAGCGAGACACTCGAACTGACTTGTAGCAATAGTGGTGATGTCTTAACGTCGAATAAGTGTTGTAATACGGTAATGGTGCATGGCACGCATGTGGTGGATATCACTGTGAATGGCAAGGGTCAACATGATAATTGTAATAATGCGCTGGATGAGGATTGTGTGTCGGGTGATGAGCATACCGTAGAGATGCATTTTACGGAGACGGCGTTCGTGAGTTTGGACAATGGCAAGGATATTTGCCTGTTGGAAGCTGGCTGCAACAAAGAGGTGGGCGAGCAAATTTTTAACTAA